From the genome of Polyodon spathula isolate WHYD16114869_AA chromosome 14, ASM1765450v1, whole genome shotgun sequence, one region includes:
- the acadm gene encoding medium-chain specific acyl-CoA dehydrogenase, mitochondrial encodes MSEARDIRNCCNWLNHVLPERAKGLGESRFCLTTRPLETAEMLNLSKLFRASRLTGLRLQNTSAHAAQSPAKVPQGGFNFELTEQQKEFKATARKFAREEVLPAAPHYDRTGEYPVPLIKRAWELGLMNSHIPEKCGGIGLGIFDACLITEEIAYGCTGVQTAIEANSLGQMPVIIAGSEQQQNKYLGRMTEEPLMCAYCVTEPGAGSDVAGIKTRAERKGDEYIINGEKMWITNGGKANWYFLLARSDSDPKTSANKAFTGFIVDADTPGIQIGRKEMNMGQRCSDTRGITFEDVRVPKENVLIGEGAGFKIAMGAFDKTRPPVAAGATGLAQRALDEATKYALERKTFGKFIAEHQAVSFLLAEMAMKVELARIAYQRAAWEVDEGRRNTYYASIAKAFAGDIANQVASDAVQVFGGNGFNSEYPVEKLMRDAKIYQIYEGTAQIQRLIIAREHIARYKQ; translated from the exons ATGTCTGAGGCACGTGACATCAGGAACTGCTGTAATTGGCTAAATCACGTGCTGCCCGAGCGGGCCAAGGGTTTAGGAGAGTCAAGGTTTTGTCTGACAACACGACCGCTGGAAACTGCAGAGATGTTGAATTTGAGCAAG CTGTTCAGAGCCAGCAGGCTGACAGGGTTGAGATTGCAGAATACCAGTGCTCATGCAGCCCAGAGTCCAGCTAAGGTGCCTCAAGGTGGTTTTAATTTTG AGCTCACCGAACAGCAGAAAGAGTTTAAAGCCACTGCCAGAAAATTTGCCCGAGAGGAGGTACTCCCAGCTGCGCCCCATTATGACAGAACTGGAGAG tatccTGTACCTCTTATCAAGAGAGCCTGGGAGTTGGGTCTGATGAATTCTCACATTCCCGAAAAATGCG GTGGCATCGGACTGGGCATTTTTGATGCATGCCTCATAACAGAGGAGATAGCATACGGGTGTACTGGTGTTCAAACTGCTATTGAAGCCAATTCTTTGGGA caaatgccAGTCATCATTGCAGGCAGTGAACAGCAGCAAAATAAGTACCTGGGAAGAATGACGGAGGAACCTCTGATGTGT GCATACTGTGTGACAGAGCCAGGAGCTGGCTCAGATGTTGCGGGGATTAAGACCAGGGCAGAGAGAAAGGGTGACGAGTATATCATTAATGGGGAGAAGATGTGGATCACAAATGGTGGCAAAGCTAACTG GTATTTCCTCCTGGCTCGTTCCGATTCGGATCCCAAAACCTCGGCGAACAAAGCTTTCACCGGCTTCATTGTGGATGCTGATACCCCTGGAATCCAAATTGGAAGAAAG GAAATGAATATGGGCCAACGCTGCTCTGACACAAGAGGTATTACATTTGAAGATGTAAGAGTACCAAAGGAAAACGTACTTATAGGAGAAGGAGCTGGGTTTAAAATTGCCATGGGAGCCTTTGATAAAACCAGACCTCCG GTCGCAGCTGGTGCAACAGGACTGGCACAGAGAGCTTTGGATGAAGCAACAAAATATGCTTTGGAAAGGAAGACTTTTGGAAAATTCATTGCAGAA CACCAGGCAGTCTCATTCTTACTGGCAGAGATGGCTATGAAAGTCGAGCTGGCCAGAATAGCTTATCAGAGGGCTGCCTGGGAAGTGGATGAAGGGCGAAGGAACACATACTATGCCTCCATTGCTAAGGCATTCGCTGGTGACATTGCAAACCAAGTTGCCAGCGATGCTGTCCAGGTTTTTGGAGGAAATGGGTTTAACAGTGAATACCCTGTAGAGAAACTGATGAGAGATGCCAAAATTTACCAG ATCTATGAAGGCACTGCTCAGATCCAGAGGTTGATTATTGCACGTGAACACATCGCAAGATACAAACAGTAA